The following DNA comes from Methanotorris formicicus Mc-S-70.
GGCACATCGATGTTTTTGGCGGCTAATGAAACTCTGAGAAATTTGCCCATAAATGATAACGAGAGTTTTGAGTTGGAGTATGATGTGTATGTTGAAAATTACGAAGCTACCAAAAAATGGCAACCATTACACATGATAAGTGTTGCTATAAACACAAGCACAAGTGGGACAAATGGTCAAGTAAGTAGTACTCAATCTTACTCCATAGCATTAACGGCAGATGGTAGCCTTGATGTATATTCTAATTTAGGATATCCACAATCATCGAGCATAACTAAAACAGATAATTTCTCAAAATATGAAAGTTCAGATGCATGGATTGGTGAAGAGCATAGAGTAAAAATTGAAATTAATAAAATCAATAGCACAAATTTTGAAGCTAAATATTATGTTGATGGAGATTTGATTGGAATATGGAACACATCAATGATTAATGATAAAAATTGGCAAAACTTAAGCTTTGATAAAGTTTGTGCGAATCTTGGATTTACATTTGGTTGCAATAGTCCAAACACCACATTTAAAATGGCAATTGATAATTTGAGAATAAAATTACCAAATGGAACAGTTATGGAGGAGGATTTTGAAGATAATGATTGGAATAGAATATTTGGTTACTGTCCTCCAATAAATGAAAAACGTAAATATAGAATAGATCCAGCTCCAAACCAGCCAGTAAAAACGCCAATTCCCATTAGTGTTTTAGTTTTAACATTAACAATAATTCCAATAGTTTTGTTGAGAAATAAAAAATCATAATACAAACCTTTATATACTATGCCACCAATCTTTTTCTATAAGATTTTTAAGGAATGCTATTTTCAAAAAAGGAATTTCCTAGAGAAATTTAAAAAATATTTAGTTTCCTTTTTTGAAAGGGCATTCAATTCAAAATGGACATTATTGTATTTTTTTACTAAATTTTGTCTATTTTGATTAAAGCAATTTTATAAGATTAAAGAAGTGAAAATATGGGTTTTAAAGAATTAGGTTTATCTGAGAATACATTAAAGGCATTAGAGAAAAAAGGATTTAAAGAACCTACTGAAATTCAGGAAAAAACAATTCCAATTCTTTTAAATGGAGATATTGATGTCGTAGGGCAGGCACAAACAGGAACAGGAAAGACGGCAGCATTTGGATTGCCATTAATTGAAAAGATTGATGAGAACTCAAAAGACGTTCAGGCACTTATCTTAACTCCTACAAGAGAATTATCTATCCAAGTTTCAGAAGAAATAGATTCTTTAAAAGGAAATAAAAATCTAAAAATACTTCCTGTTTATGGGGGACAACCAATTGAACCGCAAATAAGGCAATTAAAAAGGGGCGTTCACATAGTAGTTGGAACTCCTGGGAGAATATTAGACCACATTAAAAGAGGTAGTTTAAATTTAAAAAATATCTCCTATTTGGTTTTAGATGAGGCAGATGAAATGTTAAACATGGGATTCATTGATGATGTAGAGGAGATTTTAAGGCACACCAACAAAAATAAAAGAGTTCTTCTCTTCTCTGCAACATTGCCAAGAACCATATTAAATTTAGCAAAAAGGTATATGGGAGAATATAAATTAGTAAGTGTAAAAAAAGAAACACTCACCACAAATTTAGTGGAGCAGATTTATTATGAGGTCTCCAATTCAAAGAAATTTGATGCATTATGCAGGGTTATAGATGTTGAAGATGATTTCTATGGATTGGTGTTTTGTAAAACAAGGGCAGATGTAAATGAAGTTGCAAATAAACTTGTTGAAAATGGATATGAAGCAGATGCATTGCATGGAGATATTGCTCAAAAGCAAAGAGAAAGGATACTAAACAAATTCAAGAAAAAGAGAATCAATATTTTGGTTGCTACAGATGTTGCTGCGAGAGGTATTGATATTAACAACTTAACACATGTGATAAACTACTCTCTCCCTCAAAATCCTGAATCCTATGTGCATAGAATAGGAAGAACGGGAAGAGCGGGGAAAAAAGGAACTGCTATAACCTTTATATCCCCAGATGAATATAGAAAACTCAACTATATCAAAAAAATTGCAAAGGCAAATATTAGAAAAGAAAAACTTCCTGAAAAAGAAGATATTACAAATGCAAAAAAATCAAAGATTTTGAATAAAATTGCAGAAATCATCAAATCAGAAAATTACTTAGAATACGTTGAATTGTCCCAGAAGTTAATTGAGGAATTTGGTGCAGAGAAGGCATTAGCAGGTCTTTTAAAGTATTATTTTAAAGATGGGTTGAATAAAAATAGTATAAGAACCCAGAAAAGAGTAATAAACACAAGAAGAGAGAGAAAAGCAAGATATTAATTTGCTTTTGTTTTTTATCTTCTATTATCCAATCAAGATTTACACTATTTTCAACAATTTTTGCCAATTTATCCATATTCTCTTCAAAAACCTTCCCATAATTATCTCCTTTTATCTCTTTTAGCCCTTTTCTCTTCCTCACGATATTAATCAAATAGTTCCTAAACTCATAGTTATCCAAAATCCCATGGAAATACGTTCCAATTAAGTAGGCATTCCCTATTTTCTTTATAGAACCATCAAAACCATCTCCCTTATTCCCAAAGCCCTTATCTAATTTGATAAGTGGTTTTTCATTAGAGTAAGTTATTCCTTCATGCAACTCATAACCTTCAACCTCAAAAACCTTCCCATCAATTTCCAAAATCCCTTTAGAGTTTTTTATTGCCTTCTCATTGCCAAAATATGTTATGGCACCAAATACCCCCAATCCCTCAATAGTTCCAACTTCACTTTCCTTCTTGTTTTCATCAACCAACACCTTCCCCATAACCTGATAACCCCCGCAAATTCCCAAAACAATACCTCCTTTTTTAATAAACTCCCAAATCTTCTTATCCATGCCATATTTTTTTATTAAATGCATTTCCTTTGTCGATGTTCTCGTCCCTGGAAGGATTAATATATCCCCTGTTATATTCTCCCCAAAATCAATAAATTTTATAAAAGCATCCCTTGATAATGCATCGACATCTGTAAAGTTGGAGATTTTTGAAAATCTCAAAACATTAACCTCTACCTTACTATTTAAATTTCCAAAGGTTTTTTTACTTTGCAATGCTTGACTATCCTCCTCAGGTAGAATTAGATTTTCATCATAAGGAATAATTCCCAAAACTGGAACGCCCGTTAGTTCTTCAATCTTCTCTATCCCGCTCTTTAAAACATCAACATTCCCCCTAAACTTATTTATCACAATTCCCTTTATCAATTTTCTCCAATTTTTAGGGAGGAGTTCAATAGTCCCATAAATTGATGCAAACACTCCTCCTCTGTCGATATCTGCAACTAAAATTGCCTTTGCATTAACCATCTCCGCAATTCTCAAATTTGCTATATCATCATCCAACAAATTAATCTCGCAACAACTTCCCGCCCCTTCCATAACAACATAATCATAATTCTTATCCAAATAATCCAAACTCTCTTTTATTTTTTTTAGGAAATAGTCCTTATTTTTCCTATATTCGTTATAATTCATATCCTTATATGGCTTTCCATGAACGATAACTTGGGAGATGAAGTTTCCCTTCGGTTTTAGTAAAATGGGGTTGAAGTGGATTGAAGGTTCTGTTTTTGCCGCCTTTGCTTGAGTATATTGAGCAACTGCAATCTCCCCATCTTCCTTAGCAACCCTTGAATTTAAACTCATATTTTGGGATTTGAATGGAGCTACTTTGTATCCTTTATTTGCCAAAATTCTACACAATGCTGAAACCAATACGGTTTTCCCACTATTTGAAGATGTTCCGACAACCATTATGAATTTTGCCATAATTTCACCAGATTCTTAAATTCAGATTTACAGATAATTTTATTTTTAAAAAAAAATTTAGGTTTTTTAATTTATTTAATAATTTCCTCCAATATTTTTAAGAACCTCTCATTCTCTTCAAATGTTCCAATTGAAATTCTAACATAATTATCTCCCAAACCATCAAATGAAGAGCAATCTCTAACAATAACTCCTCTTTTTAAAAGTTCTTCACAAAACTCCTTTGATATCATTGTTTTTAATTCAACTAATAGATAATTTGCCTCTGAAGGATAAACCCTTATGTCCTTAAATTTCTTCAATCCTTCATAGAGCATTTCCCTGCTTTTTATTCCATCTCTCACACATCTCTCAAAGAACTCCCTATCTCTCAAAGCAGTTATTGCACAAATCTGGCTCAATCTTGTTAAACTAAATACTGGCTTAACTCTCATCATATAGTTAATTATTTTCTCATTTGTTATACCATAACCAATCCTCTGTCCTGCTAAACCAAATACCTTTGAGAATGTCCTTAAAACTAAGACATTATCATATTTCAATGCCCATTTTGTTAAGTCATACTCTTTCTTTGAATATTCAATGTATGCATGGTCTATAACAACGAGTGCATCGGTTGAGTTTATGATTTTTTCAACATCTTTTTTGTCAATAATGTTCCCTGTCGGGTTGTTTGGTGTGCAAAGGAAGATTACTTTTGTCCTCTCATTTATGTTGCTCAAAACACTATCAACATCCAACTGGAAGTCCCTCTCCTTATCAAATTTAGCCCATCTTATATTTGCTCCATAAATCTTTGTCGATATGGCATATTGTGTGAATGTTGGGATTGGAATAATAACCTCATCTCCCTCATCAATAAAAGTCCTCATTATTGTATCAATTATCTCATCCGCCCCATCTCCACCAACGATAATATTCTCCTTTGGCACATCCAAGAACTTGCTCAACTCTTCCAACAACTCTGGGCTAACTGGTTCTGGATATTGGTGGAGTTTTGGAACTTCTTTCAATATCTCTTCCTTAATTTTTGGTGAAGGTCCCCAGGGATTTTCATTTGAACCTAATTTAATAATTTCCTCTGGATTTATGCCATATTTCCTTACAATTTCTTCCTTTGATTTTCCTGGAACGTAGGGTTTGAATTGTTTAACAACATCTCTTATTTTATCTTCAATCAATTTATCACCTTTTTTATTTGATAATCTCCAAGAAATCTACTTTTTCAAAATCATCATTTGGGAGCAATCCATAATTTTTAATGATTTCTTTGGAGATTTTAACAATTTCCCCATTTAAATCCAATATTCTAAAAATTGAAAATAACTCAAACACATTGTCAAAATCTAATGATTTTAAAATTTCTGGTTTCTTTTTAATGTCATAAGGTTTCTTTTTGGTGTTTGCCCTTATATAAAAAAATAAAACCTCTGAAATAACAATTGGGTTTATAAATCCAATGATTTCGTCATTTTCTACTTTTTCAATTAAATCCCTTGCTTTTTCTTTACCGCATAAATGATAAATTAAAACATTAGAATCAAAGAATATTCTATTGCTCTCCATTCTCAATCTCCTCAATGATTTCTTTGATTTCCTCATCGGTAAGTTTTAGTATGCCATAAGTTTTCTCGGAAATTTTTTTTGGTGTTATTTTTACCTTAACTTTGCAACCATTTGGAAGGTTTAAGCCCTTTTTGAGTTTTAAAATACCATTTTCGTAGATTGCATCAACAACAATTTCCATAATTCCACCATTAGTACTATTATCAAAAATAATTGGTTTATTCCAAAAGTTCCTCAGCGTTAATTTTATCAGCGTTGTATAGGTCTTTTGCTCTCTTATAGATTAACTCATCTGCCTTATCTTCAACAACAACCAAAATTTTTGAAGGTTTTGTTTTTTCAATCCTCTTTGCAATATTATTTTTTGTTATTTCTATTTTCTTTTTAATCCCTCCCAATGCCTTCTCTGGAATGTTTGGATTTATTGCCTTCATGTCTTCTATATCCAACATTCCTTCTGTGCAGATAACATTTAAATCTGGATTCTTATCTTTTAACTTTCTAAACAATTTTTTATTTGATACAATATATAACGCATCTTTATCAATTTCTTTTTCTTCAAATTCAAATCCGAAGTTCTTTAAAACATTGTTTAAATGTTTCTCTGCCTTCAAAATTAATTTACAAAAATCCTTTGCTTCTTCTTCATTAAGTTCATGTAATGGGGCTTTTTTATATAAAAATTCATCTGCCTCAATCAATACATAGATTGCCTTTTTAAGTTCGTTGGTATCTATCTTTCCAGGTTTTGCATCTTTGTAAGATACTTTTTTAGCATCTACAGGGGGCTTTTCCCTTCTTTCTATTTCAGATATTGTAGATATTGCCTTTATAATTAAATTTTTTGAATCTTCCATCCTTTTGGTTATCATAGTATCACTTAATCTTTTTTATTTTCTTCCAACCTCTCTAACTCTTCAACGAGCATAGGTAAGAATACACCAACATCAGTAACTACTCCAATTGCTTGGGATGTTCCCCTATCCATCAATTTTGTAACTGTTGCGGGGTTTATGTCAACGCAGATTGTTTTTACATAGGATGGGAGGAGATTACCTGTTGCTATTGAGTGGAGCATTGTTGAAAGCATTAAAACCATCTTTTTGCCTTTTAGCATCTCCCTCATCTTATCCTGTGCTTCAACAACGTCTGTTATAACATCTGGTAAAGGTCCATCATCCCTAATACTTCCAGCCAATACGTATGGGATATTATTCTTTATACATTCATACATAATTCCTTTCTTTAAAATCCCCTTCTCAACTGCTTCCTTTATACTTCCTGCCTTCATTATGGTGTTTATTGCATACAAATGATGCCTATGCCCTCCTGAAACTGGTTTTCCAGTTTCTATATTAACGCCGAGTGAAGTTCCATATAAAGCCCATTCAATGTCGTGTGTAGCAAGTGCATTTCCACTAAATAATGCCTGAACATAACCCATTTTTATTAACTTAGCCAATGCTTCTCCTGCTCCTGTGTGCACTATTGCTGGGCCCCCAACAACAACAATGCCCCCTTTTCCTGTCTTCCCATATTCCTCTCTTATTGCATACATTTCTTTTGCTATTTTTCTTATTATTGTTTCTTTTGGCTTTTCAGAGGAGGCCTCTGATTTCATGAACTCAAATAACTCTCCCTTTTCCCTTGGTTTTTCTGGCGGGATAACCCTTATACCCTTATGCCCAACAACAATTAAATCTCCCTTTTTAACCTTCCTTATTGTTTTAACCTCTGCCCTCTTTTCCTCTGGATAAACAACAATAACCCCATCCATCTTTGGATTCTCTACCTCAATCCATTCCCCATTATATTTTATGTAGGTTATATGGTTGGTTGTTGAATAGAAACCATCTGGCAATACCATATCCTTCTCCGCTTCTTTCAACTCAACATCCTCAATTTCTGGAATCTCCGCCCCAATGTCTCTAAGTTCCATTAAAATGTCATCAACATGCCCCTCATCCCTTCCAATAACTAGTATCTTTGCATAGGATGGATCCTCCTTCCTCTTCCCAATCTCAAATTTCAAAACCTTATAATCTCCGCCCAAATCCAAAATTTTATCAAATACCTTTGGAAGAATCAAACTATCTATTATATGCCCTCTTAATTCAATCTCTCTCATGAACATAATATCACACATTTTATTTTTTAAAATTAAATAAAATTAAAATACAAAAATTTTAAAAATTTATTCAATTAATTTTCCAGCAAATTCATAACCCTTATTGAATGCCAATAAATTCTTCTCCTCAGTTCCCTTTGGAACACTGTCTAATATTGCCTTTTCCATACTTTCTTTTGAAACTATGCCTGTAATTCTTGTTAAAGCCCCAAGCATTACAATATTTGCTACAATTCCCAAACCAACTTCCTCATTTGCAATTCTTGTAAATGGGATTTTATAAAACTTTACGTTTGGAATATCCTCTCCTGAGACCAAATCTTCATCGATAAGTAAAAACCCATTTTCCTTTATATCATTAACATATTTATCAAATGCTGGCTGGGACATACAGACTAAAATATCTGGCTTTATGACCTTTGGGAAGTCAATTAACTTATCATCAATAACTACCTCTGACTTACTCGCTCCACCTCTTGCCTCTGGACCGTAGGATTGTGTTTGAACCGCCTCTTTCTTATCATATAAAGATGCCGCCCTTCCTAAGATAACTCCTGCCAATATAATCCCTTGCCCACCAAATCCAGACAACCTTATTTCTTTTCTCATGTTTGCCCTCCTTTATTGTTGAAGTTTATGCAATTCTTCAATGAACTCTGGTTTTTCAATATCCACAAACTCCCCAACAATGATTTTTCCGTTCAACTCTTCCTTTGACATATCTTTTGCTCTGTTGATGATGATAGAACTTTCTTTTAGGAATTTCATCATTTCAGATGGTTTCCTTGATACATTAAATCTTCCATAGTATGTTGGACATTGGGAAACAACCTCAATGAATGAAAAGCCCTTCTTTTGAAGTCCCTTCTTTATTGCATTTACTAATTGGATTGGATGGGCTGTTGTCCATCTTGCTACGTAAGTTGCCCCTGCTGCTTCAGCCAATTTACATAAGTCCATTGGATTTTCTGGGTTTCCGTAGGGAGCGGTTGTCGCTTTTTTATGGTGTGGTGTTGTTGGAGAACACTGCCCTCCAGTCATTCCGTAGATGTTGTTGTTTATACAGATAACTGTCATGTCAATGTTTCTCCTACATCCATGGATGAAGTGGTTTCCTCCTATCGCTGCTAAATCCCCATCTCCTGTAAATACAACAACCTTTTTATCTGGTCTCGCTACTTTAATTCCTAAGGCAAATGCAATAGGTCTTCCGTGTGTTGTGTGTAAGGAATCACAATACAAGTATCCCGGAACTCTTGAAGAACAGCCAATTCCTGAAACTGCAATGTAATCCTCTGGTTTTATGTTGAGTTTCTCAATAGCATTTAAAAAGCAGTTTATTACAATCCCGTTCCCACACCCTGAACAAAATATGTGTGGTAATCTATCTGTTCTCATATACTTTAATGCTGGATGCATTTGTTCCACCTCGTTTTATTTTTGCTGCATGAGATAACTCAAAAATCGCTCCAGATAACTCATTTCCAATATCTTGCAATTCTGAAATATCCAATTCTATGTTGTTACCTCCAATAGAAACTGCAACAGGTAGGAATTTGTATGCTATCTCCACAATCTCAAAAGGTTTGCAGAGCATATCAACTGCTATCAATCCATGAAATCCTTCTTTATCATCCAATGCTTTTGTTATAATCTTGTTTATGTGAATGTTTTCATCCAATGATTGGATAATATTTTTTATTACAACTTCCTCTGATTTTCCTTCAACCTCAAATACTACCTTTATTCTTAAATAACCATCTTCCTGCAACTCATGTATGTCATCTTCATCATAAATACCTTCTCTATATTTATCAATATCTATATCCTTCCCCTCTCTCACAAAGG
Coding sequences within:
- a CDS encoding ornithine cyclodeaminase produces the protein MFMREIELRGHIIDSLILPKVFDKILDLGGDYKVLKFEIGKRKEDPSYAKILVIGRDEGHVDDILMELRDIGAEIPEIEDVELKEAEKDMVLPDGFYSTTNHITYIKYNGEWIEVENPKMDGVIVVYPEEKRAEVKTIRKVKKGDLIVVGHKGIRVIPPEKPREKGELFEFMKSEASSEKPKETIIRKIAKEMYAIREEYGKTGKGGIVVVGGPAIVHTGAGEALAKLIKMGYVQALFSGNALATHDIEWALYGTSLGVNIETGKPVSGGHRHHLYAINTIMKAGSIKEAVEKGILKKGIMYECIKNNIPYVLAGSIRDDGPLPDVITDVVEAQDKMREMLKGKKMVLMLSTMLHSIATGNLLPSYVKTICVDINPATVTKLMDRGTSQAIGVVTDVGVFLPMLVEELERLEENKKD
- the cobQ gene encoding cobyric acid synthase CobQ, yielding MAKFIMVVGTSSNSGKTVLVSALCRILANKGYKVAPFKSQNMSLNSRVAKEDGEIAVAQYTQAKAAKTEPSIHFNPILLKPKGNFISQVIVHGKPYKDMNYNEYRKNKDYFLKKIKESLDYLDKNYDYVVMEGAGSCCEINLLDDDIANLRIAEMVNAKAILVADIDRGGVFASIYGTIELLPKNWRKLIKGIVINKFRGNVDVLKSGIEKIEELTGVPVLGIIPYDENLILPEEDSQALQSKKTFGNLNSKVEVNVLRFSKISNFTDVDALSRDAFIKFIDFGENITGDILILPGTRTSTKEMHLIKKYGMDKKIWEFIKKGGIVLGICGGYQVMGKVLVDENKKESEVGTIEGLGVFGAITYFGNEKAIKNSKGILEIDGKVFEVEGYELHEGITYSNEKPLIKLDKGFGNKGDGFDGSIKKIGNAYLIGTYFHGILDNYEFRNYLINIVRKRKGLKEIKGDNYGKVFEENMDKLAKIVENSVNLDWIIEDKKQKQINILLFSLFLCLLLFSGFLYYFYSTHL
- a CDS encoding PIN domain-containing protein: MESNRIFFDSNVLIYHLCGKEKARDLIEKVENDEIIGFINPIVISEVLFFYIRANTKKKPYDIKKKPEILKSLDFDNVFELFSIFRILDLNGEIVKISKEIIKNYGLLPNDDFEKVDFLEIIK
- a CDS encoding DEAD/DEAH box helicase, which gives rise to MGFKELGLSENTLKALEKKGFKEPTEIQEKTIPILLNGDIDVVGQAQTGTGKTAAFGLPLIEKIDENSKDVQALILTPTRELSIQVSEEIDSLKGNKNLKILPVYGGQPIEPQIRQLKRGVHIVVGTPGRILDHIKRGSLNLKNISYLVLDEADEMLNMGFIDDVEEILRHTNKNKRVLLFSATLPRTILNLAKRYMGEYKLVSVKKETLTTNLVEQIYYEVSNSKKFDALCRVIDVEDDFYGLVFCKTRADVNEVANKLVENGYEADALHGDIAQKQRERILNKFKKKRINILVATDVAARGIDINNLTHVINYSLPQNPESYVHRIGRTGRAGKKGTAITFISPDEYRKLNYIKKIAKANIRKEKLPEKEDITNAKKSKILNKIAEIIKSENYLEYVELSQKLIEEFGAEKALAGLLKYYFKDGLNKNSIRTQKRVINTRRERKARY
- a CDS encoding antitoxin family protein, producing MEIVVDAIYENGILKLKKGLNLPNGCKVKVKITPKKISEKTYGILKLTDEEIKEIIEEIENGEQ
- a CDS encoding 2-oxoacid:ferredoxin oxidoreductase subunit gamma, which translates into the protein MRKEIRLSGFGGQGIILAGVILGRAASLYDKKEAVQTQSYGPEARGGASKSEVVIDDKLIDFPKVIKPDILVCMSQPAFDKYVNDIKENGFLLIDEDLVSGEDIPNVKFYKIPFTRIANEEVGLGIVANIVMLGALTRITGIVSKESMEKAILDSVPKGTEEKNLLAFNKGYEFAGKLIE
- a CDS encoding DUF2100 domain-containing protein; the encoded protein is MITKRMEDSKNLIIKAISTISEIERREKPPVDAKKVSYKDAKPGKIDTNELKKAIYVLIEADEFLYKKAPLHELNEEEAKDFCKLILKAEKHLNNVLKNFGFEFEEKEIDKDALYIVSNKKLFRKLKDKNPDLNVICTEGMLDIEDMKAINPNIPEKALGGIKKKIEITKNNIAKRIEKTKPSKILVVVEDKADELIYKRAKDLYNADKINAEELLE
- the hisC gene encoding histidinol-phosphate transaminase; amino-acid sequence: MIEDKIRDVVKQFKPYVPGKSKEEIVRKYGINPEEIIKLGSNENPWGPSPKIKEEILKEVPKLHQYPEPVSPELLEELSKFLDVPKENIIVGGDGADEIIDTIMRTFIDEGDEVIIPIPTFTQYAISTKIYGANIRWAKFDKERDFQLDVDSVLSNINERTKVIFLCTPNNPTGNIIDKKDVEKIINSTDALVVIDHAYIEYSKKEYDLTKWALKYDNVLVLRTFSKVFGLAGQRIGYGITNEKIINYMMRVKPVFSLTRLSQICAITALRDREFFERCVRDGIKSREMLYEGLKKFKDIRVYPSEANYLLVELKTMISKEFCEELLKRGVIVRDCSSFDGLGDNYVRISIGTFEENERFLKILEEIIK
- a CDS encoding 2-oxoacid:ferredoxin oxidoreductase subunit beta translates to MHPALKYMRTDRLPHIFCSGCGNGIVINCFLNAIEKLNIKPEDYIAVSGIGCSSRVPGYLYCDSLHTTHGRPIAFALGIKVARPDKKVVVFTGDGDLAAIGGNHFIHGCRRNIDMTVICINNNIYGMTGGQCSPTTPHHKKATTAPYGNPENPMDLCKLAEAAGATYVARWTTAHPIQLVNAIKKGLQKKGFSFIEVVSQCPTYYGRFNVSRKPSEMMKFLKESSIIINRAKDMSKEELNGKIIVGEFVDIEKPEFIEELHKLQQ